The Lolium perenne isolate Kyuss_39 chromosome 6, Kyuss_2.0, whole genome shotgun sequence genome segment CTGGTCCGGCGAAGTTAACTAAACGCGGGCGGCTCGTTTTGGTTCATTCCGTTGGTACAGGGCCAGGATGAAGGAGAAGGGTTCGAAGCCTCATGcgcaagccgccgccgccgccgccgttcctCATCCTAGGTACGTGCGTCGCATCAATCTCACGAGCCGTCGCTCGAGGCGCTACTGCCTGCTGCATCAGTAGCCCAACGATTTGGGGGTTAGGGTTTAGATGTGTGcccaattttttttctttctgaATCAAACTCTACTTGCCTATTGCAAGTTTTTGGCAAATCATTATGAACTAAAGCATTGGTCGATCTTCATAGATACTACAATCCCAATCCAGTGCATGTGCTCAGTACTCCTATTGATTGATAATCACAACCAGGTCGTAGATATATTCTGTTTTGTCCTGTCCAAATGGTGCAAATTAAGGAATTCCACTTCCATCGATCAACTTACTACAGATCTCTGCATATCTAACTAGGTGCTGACAAAAAAAAATTGTAGGGCGCAGCCAGGAGAAGAACATGTTAGCGCACTGGTGAAGGCGATTGCTGGGTTCGCCAAAAGGGAAACTGAGGCCGTGGTCAATCCAAAGTTGGGGACTAGCTTTGTTTCTCTTGGCGAGGCCTATGAGTTCTACAACATTTATTCCTGGGAATCTGGTTTTGGAATTAGGTACGGCGAGAGCAGTCTGGATTCTCAAGGAAGTAAATGCATGCAGAAATTTGTTTGTGCGTGTGAGGTATGAAATTTATCCTTCCCTGTAAGGTTGCACTTTTGATTATTTTTTTCCGGTTGTACTCAATACCAGCGTTCTGAAAATATTATCTTATACAGGGGAAACCAACCAAGTACAACAATTCACCCCTCAGCTGTGAATGCACGGCATCGATTCGTTTGCTGAGATCCAGAGACAGTGGATGGTACGTGTGCGAACATCAAGTTGGGCATAATCACACACTTTCCAGGGCGTGTAAAGAGAAGTTATCCTGGCGGTCTCATACTAGTATCAACAAGAACACGAGGGACTTGATCCGCCAACTAAGAGAAAACAATGTGCCAGTCATTGCTGAAATTGGAGCAGAGAATCCACACTTTGATGATTTTAGGAACACCATGGAAACCTTTACCAGGATCAGAGTAAAGGATCCACTGTTTAATTATACTTTTCAGATTGATAATGACTGTAGAGTAACGACGCTACTCTGGACCAGTATCCAGAACTCCACTCACTACCACTCCTTTGGCGATGTGATTACCTTCGATACCACCTACCGATCAAACATGTATGAAATACCATTTGGCCTTTTTGTTGGAGTCAACAACAACTTCGAGACCATATTGCTTGGCGGGGTGCTGATGACAGATGAGAAAGTGGACAGCTTCAAATGGGTGTTCAGCCAGTTTTTCCAATTAATGGGTGGGAAACAGCCCCAAACTATACTAACTGGTCAGATTGCTTTTTACACACCGTTCCCTACCCAATATTGTTTTTGCAGCGCCACCATCTAATTTGTTTTATTTAAAACCTTGTAGATCGATGCggagcaattgaggatgccataCGAGAGGTACTGCCATCCACCACACACAGATGGTGCAAGTGGCAGGTCCTTGGCATGGCAAAGGACTTCCTTGGTTCTCATTACACAAAAGAAAGTATGTTTCGAGTGGAATTCCACAGAATTTTGAATGACATGTTGACAACTGATGAGTTTGAAAGAGCATGGGAGATGCTGCTACAGAAGTATGGGTTGGAGAATCACCCATTTCTGATGCAAATCTATGAGGTGCGGCACAAGTGGGTTAAGGCATACTTCAGCGACACATTCTGTGCTAAACAGACTAGCACACAAAAGTGTGAGAGCGCGAGACACTTGCTAAAAGAATATGTCCCATGGGATTGCTCAATGGAACTTTTCGTCAAACAATACGAGAAACTGCGATCCGATCAAGACCTGGAAGACGATTTCGAGGAGAAGAGTACTAGTATAGTAAGCTTAACTTCGGGGAATTAATATCTTTTCTATGGGCATTAAGACGAGCAAAGACTAATGATGAATTGTTGTTTTTCTTTGTGCAGAATGAGGTTGTTCTGAGGACAAATCTACCAATAGAGAAGCATGCCAGCGAGGTGTACACAAGAGCTGTGTACGAACTGTTTGTACAAACCATATACGAATCTGAACCTTATGTAGTGGAGGCAGTAATCCCTAATTTGAAGTACAAAGCATGGTGTCCCAACAGTGAAACGAGAGAGAAATGGTCTAGGGTGGAATATGAGGTCAATGTCAGAGAAGAAGGTGAAGCGTTCATGTGTGTGTGTAAGCAATTTGAGCACACGGGAATGGTCTGCTGCCATGCTGTTAAGGTAACAAATTCTCTAGCATTATCATCTTCTGTCCATCGTTGCTGTTGTGTTCCTCTCATTGCCCTGAGAATCCAATTTTCAGGTCATGGTCCACCTGGGTGTGCACGAGATACCAAGGTCTCATATCGTGCCACGGTGGACAGTCGAGCCGCTGCGCTGTTGGATGCATCGCGCTCATCCACAGAAAGACACTTGCTGGCGATGCAGGCGATTTGCGCTGTATGACAAGGGGATAAAGATAATGCGGCGtgcttctcgtgatgatcggtccTTCGAGATCGCCATGAAGCATATGGATCGGATGCAAGAAATCGTATCCCAGATGCCTGATGTCTGAAGTCAGTCTGAGGCCTGGAATGCTTGGAGGAAGGAAACTGAGCAAGGGATTTTGAATTCTGTTAAATCCAACTTGGTTCACATGGGTCAACAGGCTCTTgatccttttttttttgtttctattAGGAACTCTGAACTTGTCCTCGTGTGAAACAATAGTATATGTTATCCAGCGACGTGATGACGATAACACTTCGCTTCGCTTACGATAacagagaaaaaaaaaaggagcAAGAGCCATTCTGATCAAGATGAATGTCTAGATCCAACAGATTCAGAGCTCCATGCTCGGTTTCCTTCATCATCTGTACAAGTAGCGATGCAGATTTAGCCTTGTCAAGCACTGCAGACCTAAAGGCAGACTTCAAACATCCGGGAGGCGATGACGCCTTGGCTCCCACCGACGCCGCTGCGTTCATTGCAGATAGTTCTCGTTGCAGCTCACCGATACCCTTCATGACGGGCTCGTAGGACCGATCATCTTCACAAGCACGCCGCATCGGATCTAACCCCATGCCGTACACCTCAGAACTACTCCGGGCGTTGAGCAATCTGGCTTGGTCTGTTATTCTGTGACATATGAATTTGATGGTACACCACATGGCTAAGAAAAGTATGTAGTGTGTATGCCAAGGTCCCTTTGGAAGTCTTGTTTCTTCATATTTTCTAAGGAAAATTAAGTGGCTTTAAGATTCAAAAGATATCCTTCTTTTCGAAAACGGACCCCTGTGTCTACTCCTTTTCTTATGCTAACTCCTTGCTTGTTGCAATGCATCCAACAGCTCATCCGCTCGGCTGTCCAGCGTGGCACAATATGGAACCTTGGTATCTCAAGCACGCCCAGGTGGATCATCACCTGAAATTGAACAGTATTATGCACTATATGGCAGGAGAAGAAAACAAAGATAGAGAAGTGGCATCAGAGCATCCCCGTCTCCGTGTGCTCGAATTGCTTACACGCGCACATGAACACTTCACCGTGACATTGACCTCATATTCCACCCTAGACCATTTCTCTCTAGTTCCGATGTTGGGATGATGTACTATGTAACTTCAGATTAGGAATCACTGCCTCCACTGCGAACCATTTCCGATGTTATTAGGTTAGTCCCCACCAAGAGCCGTATAGGCTACCCGGTGATCGCGGACAGCTCCGGAGAACTGTCGGCAATAAGATCGCAAACGGCTCCTGTTCAGATCCTTTTGCTAATACCAGCACAAAGCATAAACCTTTTACTGAAAATAATCTGTGATGGTGAAACTTAGGCCGACCCAAGTCCACTCAAACCAATGAATAGTTTTGGTAAAATGCAGCACATCATTCTTTGCTTCCTCGTCTAACAGGAACGAGCGGTAAACCCATACGACCAACCCACTGAAACCGAGACCTGTTGACGAATGACTGAGACTTGAATTTACTGGGGTCGGCACAAGCGCACGGTCACTCAGCCAGTGGGCACTTTGGGACTAATCACACCATCACGGCATCACATATCCGGAAATCCCAGAGCTACTCCAAAGTACCTCGCTGAGCTGATCAGCCATCTCTCCGGTGATCACGTCTTCTCCGTCTGCGTATCCTCAGGTGCGGCGCTCATCTCGAGTTACTTGCTAGCTTCCTCCTTGCGCTAACTGATATATTTATTCAATTGCAGTTTCCGCTTCAAGCGCCATGGGTCCTGTCATTCTCTTCTTCCTCGTGCTTGAAGCCGCAACACCTCTGCTCCGTATGGCGCAGGCCTCAAAATATTCTTCTATAGCCAAACCCTCAACAATTTGGATCAACAGCGGCGTTTTCTTCAAAGGCCTCGACCGCAACATCGGCACTAATGTTATATCTGACTCTGACTTTGAGCTTCGGATTGATGCAGGGTTCTGTTGTGCCTCCTCTATATCGacatttgcttgtgacaagttcctTTTTGCGTTATCCATTGGCAGCACCGACTTGATCACTCAGCAGATTGTCTGGTCTGCAAACCGGGATCGCCCTGTCAAAGAGAATGCCACCCTTGAATTCACCACAGATGGAAACTTGGTCCTCCGCGATGCTGATGGTAGCCACGTCTGGTCAAGCAATAGTGCAGGTCGATCTGTAGCTGGCATGATGATCACAGATATCGGCAATCTAGTGTTGTTTGATCACAAGAAGGCAACTGTGTGGCAGTCCTTTGCTCATCCTACTGACACATTGGTCCTTGGGCAGTCACTTGTGGAAGGTATGAGACTCACATCAAATACTTTTGCAACAAATCATTTCTATATCACTGTACAAGCCGATGGATTATATGCTTTTGTTGAATCCACACCACCACAGCGCTACTTTTCGGATCTCATGGCACAAAACAAGATAGGACATTATCCAACAAAGGCTACATTCATGAATGGAAGCCTCACCACCTTTGGGCAGCCAAGGCCAGATTATGTTAGTAATATTACATTGCCAACTGCTATATCCACGATCCAGTACATGAGGTTAGATTCAGATGGATACCTGAGACTGTATGAATGGTCATGGTCTAGTCAAGCCTGGATAATAGCATTTAATGTAATGTACATGTTGGATGTTTGTGATTACCCAACAGTCTGTGGGGAGTATGGTATATGCATACAGGGGCAATGTGTCTGTCCACTTGAGAATGATTCAAGTTCAAGCTACTTCAAACTAGTGGATGAACGGAAGCCAAATCTTGGTTGCGCACCAGTAACTCCAATCTCGTGTCAAGAAATGCGACACCATCGGCTCTTGACCCTTCCCAACATCTCTTACTTCGACGACAGCCACATGGCTATGAATGCAACAAGCGCTGATGACTGTAAGCAAGCCTGCTTGAAGAATTGTTCATGCATGGCCGTTTTGATTAGGTATAACTGGATTGCTCCCCATGGAGATTGTGTGTGGGTGACTAAGGTCTTTTCCTTGAAATCAATACAACCTAATAATGATTACAACTCCTCTGCTTATATTAAGGTGCAACTTAGCTCCTCTAATGAAAACAAAATGAAGGTGCAGCGCAACCCCTCTAATGAAAACAAAAGGAAGGTGATGTTAGGTGCTACACTTGGTGCTGCTACTGCTCTTGTATTGTTTATCAATGTTGTTGCTCTTTATAAACAAAGGAGGAGAAAGTATGAATTGCAAGATGAAGAATTTGATTTTGATCAATTCCATGGAATTCCAACGAGGTATTCTTTTGAGAAGTTGAGCGAATGCACAAAAGGGTTCAGAAAGAAGCTTGGAGAAGGTGGGTTTGGATCAGTTTTTGAAGGAAAATTGGGTGAAAACAGAGTTGCAGTGAAACGTCTAGAAAGCGCTAGACAAGGAAAGAAAGAATTCTTGGCAGAGGTCGAGACTATTGGTAGCATTGAGCACATCAATCTTGTCAGGCTGATTGGATTTTGTGTAGAAAAGTCTGAGAGGCTTCTGGTATATGAATATATGTCAAGAGGGTCGCTGGACAGGTGGATCTATTACCAAGATAATAATGCCCCTCTTAAATGGTGCACACGCTGCAGTATCATTCTGGATATTGCCAAAGGCCTATGCTATCTTCATGAGGAGTGTAGGCGAAAAATTGCTCATTTGGATATCAAACCCCAAAATATTCTCCTCGACGACAACTTCAATGCCAAAGTGGCTGACTTTGGACTATGCAAGCCGATAGATAGGGATCAAAGCAAGGTAGTGACTATGATGAGAGGAACACCTGGATATCTAGCACCTGAATGGTTGACATCGCAGATCACTGAAAAAGTTGATGTCTATAGCTTTGGAGTTGTCATCATGGAAATAATAAGTGGAAGAAAAAACATTGACAACTCCCAACGCGAGGAGAATGTTCAGCTCATAAATCTATTACGAGAAAAAGCTCAAAACGATCGATTGGTTGATCTGATTGACAAGCATAGTGATGATATGGTCTCCCACCATGAGGAAGTAGTTCAAATGATGAAGCTCGCAATATGGTGCCTACAACATGACAGCATTCAAAGGCCTTCAATGTCAATCGTGATCAAGGTATTAGAAGGTGCGATTAGCATAAAGACTTTTGATGCAAATTCACTCATGTTTGTTCAAGATAATCCGTCAACATATTCAGTTCCATCTCAAGCATCTATATTATCTGGCCCAAGGTGAAACGGGTGGGTAGAGCAGAAGAAATTCAAAATATGCACTTTGGATTTTGTACTCTATCATATTTGTACAATGGAATTATGTTTAAAATGACACCAAAAGAACTTTATGGTCAATGTAAATACGTTTGATTATTTGTACCTCAGGGTTTTTTAACTTTAAAGATGAAAAACTAGTTACCCTCGATGAAGAAATCCAAGGTAGTGTGTTTTTCACTGGCCTACCTGGGAGGCTGAGACCCAACGATAAAGAATTTTTTGGCCTGGGAAACAAGTGTATTCGTCGGATCAACTCATGCCTACCAACTCAGTACAATAGTTGTACTCAAGACATCTACATAGGCAAAAGCAAGAAAAAACTACATTGGCATACATACAACGAATGGCAAGTACATAGACTAAAATAAACTTCGTTAATCAGCATAATAGGCAAAAATCGTGATGTGTACTGCTAAACCTCCAGCAATATGcattttttttccaaaaaaattCGTTTTCTCTTTGGAAGATGATATGATATAGTTCGAGGACAACACAATTGTTTGTCTTGCAGCACAATTCATAAGAACTATGGCAAATGGCTACTTAAAACACGAAAAACCATGATATATCCTACAAAATTCCAGATTCACCGAGGCACCGAGCAATGCAAAAGGTATACAGCCATGAATGCCGATGACACTTATGCCTCCGAATCAACCTGCGCCAACTAACCAACCTGGTTTGCCTGCTTACAAAAATACTGATTTGCCTATTTCATATGCACTCGAGTTTAGACTTAAAAGTTCACTCCTCTGGGACACCAAGCACGATCATTATTCTCCCATTCTTTGCGGCAGTCAGGTACCATGCATGCAAGTACGCATATGTGTTGGTAGTTCTTGCAACCTCTCATTGCTGACAAGAGCTTCTCCCATGACAAATATAGGCTTAGGGGCTACAATAGCCTTGGGAAACAACTCGTCTTGGGAAGCCAGAACTTCGTCAACACTCATACCCCATTCAGCCGCCCACTTCTTTGCTTCTTCCATATTCTGCTACTGGGGAACTTGTCTGGCTAACACCTTGAGTGGTGGGATCGATTCCCTGGAATTCCGACGAGGTATTCTTTTGAGAAGTTGAGCGAATGCACAAAAGGGTCCAGAAATAAGCTCGGAGAAGGTGGGTTTGGATCAGTTTTTGAAGGAAAATTGGGTGAAAACAGAGTTGCAGTGAAACGTCTAGAAGGTGCTAGACAAGGAAAGAAAGAATTCTTGGCAGAGGTCGAGACTATTGGTAGCATTGAACACATCAATCTTGTCAACCTGATTGGCTTTTGTGTAGAGAAGTCCGAGAGGCTTTTGGTATATGAATATATGTCAAAAGGGTCGCTAGACAGGTGGATCTATTACCAAGATAATAAGGCCCCTCTTGAATGGTGCACACGTTGCAATATCATTCAGGATATTGCCAAGGGCCTATGCTATCTTCATGAGGACTGCAGGCGGAAAATTGCTCATTTGGATATCAAACACCAAAATATTCTCCTGGTTGACAACTTCAATGCCATAGTGGCTGATTTTGGACTATGCAAGCTGATAGATAGGGATCAAAGCGAGGTAGTGACTATGATGATGGAGAGGAACACCTGGATATCTAGCACCTGAATGGTTGACATCGCGGATCACTGAAAAAGTTGATGTCTATAGCTTTGGAGTTGTCATCGTGGAAATAATAAGTGGAATAAAAAACATTGACAActcttgtaacaccccaaattttaataaaaagaaagttagagaattccagaaaaacaaaatttcaaaccaacaaaaacttttctatttgcatatagtaccatgcataggacttgtgcatttgagtgatatgccatgatgattgttattgcttgtatttgatatgctctaaaaccctagtgtgatcatatgaagatcaccaaccaaataaatcaaagaggaagaaattccattaaatggaaaaccctaaaaaccctcacatatgccctatggcatttttataaattttgaccctagacctatttggtcttcaccattagttgaataatgttattaaacacttattacaacttttggaatcaaagattcacaattcaaatgaaattcaaacacaaatctagctcacatatgataatggtcaattttgataattctagtctgatcaccactttgagcccttgccattcaattttcccaaaccaactcttgctaactattggcaccatttcaaagtcaacatcaaggtgaacaactttggtgaagatcatcatgccaaattcatctttgatcatgatcaaggctcatccaaagttccaactttctcacatatgcaacattccccacttagccaattttgcaaatatttgaattctaatttttccaccaccacctcaaaacctctctggtcatttacaacttatatcaacactcacatttcaaaaactttcaccatttgaattatttcaaatttggctatttttgaatttcacaaattcgggcactatttgcaatagttgcaaatagtgaatctacctaacctaaactaccctaacctatcccattatgttccctggtccccttaagcattaagtggagcatagtgaggctaagagagagagagtaagctagggcatggccatgccggccatgtccccgagctcgtcgacctccctcttctccccttgctcctctgccaggaccccctcgccaccgtgcgccaacgcgtcCCCTAGCAAgctctagcaccgccatggtcgaaggaacggcgaccagacgccggacgacgcgcgccagcacacgccctggacgccgctcacgtcgcacgcatgcacgacgcggacacgcccagtacacgcgccgcgccaccacctcgctcactccctggccctgctctcaacgccttgagcacgcactcgacacctggacgccgccagacacggccaagaccgcgacccgtgcccaccgccgccggagaaggagaccctgctccgccgcgggcgccacagacacggaagcaatgcgagcgattccgacgctccccgaccacgctgtcgctgccagtagcaccgcctggacccgtagagcatcgccatagcctcgcctagctcgaccatgtaggataacgttgcatagaaaacaaaaattttcctacggcgaacacgcaatccaagccaagatgcaatctagaagacggtagcaacgagggggtatcgagtctcacccttgaagagattccaaagcctacaagatgaggctcttgttgctgcggtagacgatcacttgccgcttgcaaaagcgcgtagaagatcttgatcacgatcggtt includes the following:
- the LOC127305271 gene encoding protein FAR-RED IMPAIRED RESPONSE 1 produces the protein MAETAAEFLPPGKEQPRARMKEKGSKPHAQAAAAAAVPHPRAQPGEEHVSALVKAIAGFAKRETEAVVNPKLGTSFVSLGEAYEFYNIYSWESGFGIRYGESSLDSQGSKCMQKFVCACEGKPTKYNNSPLSCECTASIRLLRSRDSGWYVCEHQVGHNHTLSRACKEKLSWRSHTSINKNTRDLIRQLRENNVPVIAEIGAENPHFDDFRNTMETFTRIRVKDPLFNYTFQIDNDCRVTTLLWTSIQNSTHYHSFGDVITFDTTYRSNMYEIPFGLFVGVNNNFETILLGGVLMTDEKVDSFKWVFSQFFQLMGGKQPQTILTDRCGAIEDAIREVLPSTTHRWCKWQVLGMAKDFLGSHYTKESMFRVEFHRILNDMLTTDEFERAWEMLLQKYGLENHPFLMQIYEVRHKWVKAYFSDTFCAKQTSTQKCESARHLLKEYVPWDCSMELFVKQYEKLRSDQDLEDDFEEKSTSINEVVLRTNLPIEKHASEVYTRAVYELFVQTIYESEPYVVEAVIPNLKYKAWCPNSETREKWSRVEYEVNVREEGEAFMCVCKQFEHTGMVCCHAVKVMVHLGVHEIPRSHIVPRWTVEPLRCWMHRAHPQKDTCWRCRRFALYDKGIKIMRRASRDDRSFEIAMKHMDRMQEIVSQMPDV
- the LOC127309158 gene encoding G-type lectin S-receptor-like serine/threonine-protein kinase SD2-5, which encodes MGPVILFFLVLEAATPLLRMAQASKYSSIAKPSTIWINSGVFFKGLDRNIGTNVISDSDFELRIDAGFCCASSISTFACDKFLFALSIGSTDLITQQIVWSANRDRPVKENATLEFTTDGNLVLRDADGSHVWSSNSAGRSVAGMMITDIGNLVLFDHKKATVWQSFAHPTDTLVLGQSLVEGMRLTSNTFATNHFYITVQADGLYAFVESTPPQRYFSDLMAQNKIGHYPTKATFMNGSLTTFGQPRPDYVSNITLPTAISTIQYMRLDSDGYLRLYEWSWSSQAWIIAFNVMYMLDVCDYPTVCGEYGICIQGQCVCPLENDSSSSYFKLVDERKPNLGCAPVTPISCQEMRHHRLLTLPNISYFDDSHMAMNATSADDCKQACLKNCSCMAVLIRYNWIAPHGDCVWVTKVFSLKSIQPNNDYNSSAYIKVQLSSSNENKMKVQRNPSNENKRKVMLGATLGAATALVLFINVVALYKQRRRKYELQDEEFDFDQFHGIPTRYSFEKLSECTKGFRKKLGEGGFGSVFEGKLGENRVAVKRLESARQGKKEFLAEVETIGSIEHINLVRLIGFCVEKSERLLVYEYMSRGSLDRWIYYQDNNAPLKWCTRCSIILDIAKGLCYLHEECRRKIAHLDIKPQNILLDDNFNAKVADFGLCKPIDRDQSKVVTMMRGTPGYLAPEWLTSQITEKVDVYSFGVVIMEIISGRKNIDNSQREENVQLINLLREKAQNDRLVDLIDKHSDDMVSHHEEVVQMMKLAIWCLQHDSIQRPSMSIVIKVLEGAISIKTFDANSLMFVQDNPSTYSVPSQASILSGPR